The genomic stretch TCGCCGCGGTCAGGCGTCTGGCGGACGTCCTGTTCAGGGTAACCTGCGCGGTCGCCGATGCTGCCCGTCTGGACACGGTCGATGCGGAATGCTTCCGTCGTCTTGGAGGCACCTTCATAGTAGTCGCCGTCGGCGAGAGCTGCGCCACCGAAGGTAGCGGAAGCGATGAGGGCTGCGGCGAGGGTCGAGGTAAGAGACTTGGTCATTGGAGTTTTCCTTCTTTGGTCAGGCTGGCGTGCCGAGAGTTTGCGACCTGGGGCACGACAAGCCGGGTTCTTGAATGAACTGCGGTTTAGTTGGGGCGGTTTGCGCCTTCATAGTAGTCACCGTGGTCGGGCGACTGGGAGGCAACCTCTACGGTCGAACGGTCGTTCGCGAGCAGGGGCTCATTGTTGATGCTGCTGGTCTGGAAGGTATCCACCGCGGCAGGAGCTTCGGAGGATGCACCTGGGTAGTAATCGCCCGAAGCGAGGGCTGCGCCACCGAACGCGGCAGAGCCGGCGAGGGCGGCAGCAAAGACGGAAAGATTGAACTTGGTCATTTCGTATTCCTTTCGGCATGAGCGAAGCAGTGCTGCTTGCTGACTGCCATATCGGATCGAAACGATCGGTTCGGAAGGTCAGAAAATGGAATCCGCTGTCAACGCGTCGTTGACAATCCAAGCCGAACTGCCGGGAAGTGCAGCGCAGGGTTGATGAAAAGGAACGCTGGTGGCTGCGTTCAGCGCCCCGCGCCGAATGCGCTTTTGCCGTGCTGTCGCCTGTAAATTAGGAGCGCTGGAATATCAGCGGATCTGCATGTGACCGCAGGTAGCAGGATTGTCACGATCGAGGAAAAGCAAGAGCAACTCTTGGCCGCGCCTCGTTGAAAAAACGCGATTCATGCACCTTCACAAGTTTTTTACGGCATCAAAAAGCTGCCGCAACTCCATTTTGGGGAGCCGCGCCAGCTTCGGCATCGTATTCGTTGGCGATAAAATCTAGCCGCGACGGGGAGCGTGATGTCGCTCCCGCCCGATCAGAGACGGGTCCAGGTCTGTGTCTTGCAGAGCACCGCCATGACGCAGCCCTTCATCTTCAGAGAATTTCCGCTAACCGTGCCGGAGCCGCTATAGGTCTTGTCTGCAGCGGGGTCGGTGATTTCCCCCTTGTAGGTGCCGCCGGTTCCGGACAGCTTGCCGATCTGCTTGCCGGCGTGCTTGCCCGTCTTCAGCGTAACGCAGAAGGCATTGCCGCATTTGCCGATGGTCGCGGTTTCGCCGCTCGCCGTCTTCCAGTTGCCCTCCAGCGGCTCGGCTGCATGAGCAAAGCCTGCCGACAACAAGAAGGCGGCAGCAAGTAGTACATGACGCATGATCAATTTCTCCATCCCTGTGTCGGCCGGACCGACAGTCACATCCTCCAGCCCGCCCGGAAGGCGAGCAGGCATCAGATTAGCTTACGCGCACGTAAAGGTAAACGATGCGATGCGCCAGCGAGCGGCTTTTTCTGCGCAAGCCTTTCCGCCTGCCGCTCCATCGGAGCTTTGCGGATGGTTAGCAGAGGGTTGAAACTGAAATCTCAACTTTGCGTAAAATTTTGCCTCAAGGCCAAGCGCCGCAGGCATCCCGATGTTTAACGAAAAGCCAATTTTACCAAGCATTTGTATTTTGTTTTCTAGCAATTAATCATGCCTTTTAGCCGACTGTTTGAAGATCTGCCGCATAGTCCTCCTCAGCAAACGAGCGGAAAAATCCGCCGGCCTGACGGAGACAAG from Pseudorhizobium banfieldiae encodes the following:
- a CDS encoding DUF2147 domain-containing protein; translated protein: MRHVLLAAAFLLSAGFAHAAEPLEGNWKTASGETATIGKCGNAFCVTLKTGKHAGKQIGKLSGTGGTYKGEITDPAADKTYSGSGTVSGNSLKMKGCVMAVLCKTQTWTRL